A genome region from Thalassotalea euphylliae includes the following:
- the rplF gene encoding 50S ribosomal protein L6 → MSRVAKAPVSIPAGVTVTLSGQDITVKGPQGELSRTINSLVSVAQEGEAIVTTVAVESKAAWMQAGTARANINNMVEGVSKGFTKKLILNGVGYRAKAAGKVLNLSLGFSHPVDHAIPEGIKCETPSQTEVVLTGADKQLVGQVAANIRSYREPEPYKGKGIRYDDEHVRRKEAKKK, encoded by the coding sequence ATGTCTCGTGTTGCAAAAGCACCTGTGTCAATTCCTGCTGGCGTTACTGTTACGTTATCAGGTCAAGACATTACTGTTAAAGGTCCACAAGGTGAACTTTCTCGCACTATCAACAGCTTAGTAAGCGTAGCCCAAGAAGGCGAAGCAATTGTTACTACTGTTGCTGTAGAAAGCAAAGCGGCGTGGATGCAAGCTGGTACAGCGCGCGCTAACATCAACAACATGGTGGAAGGCGTAAGCAAAGGCTTCACTAAGAAATTAATTCTTAATGGTGTTGGTTACCGTGCAAAAGCTGCTGGTAAAGTGTTAAACCTTTCTTTAGGTTTCTCTCACCCAGTTGATCACGCTATTCCTGAAGGAATCAAGTGTGAAACTCCTAGCCAAACTGAAGTTGTACTTACGGGTGCAGACAAGCAGTTGGTTGGTCAAGTTGCTGCAAACATTCGTTCATACCGTGAGCCAGAGCCTTACAAAGGTAAAGGTATCCGTTACGATGACGAACATGTTCGCCGTAAAGAAGCTAAGAAGAAGTAG
- the rpmD gene encoding 50S ribosomal protein L30, producing MAKTVKVTQVKSSIGRLPKHRATLRGLGLRRINHTVELEDTPSVRGMINQVHYMIKVED from the coding sequence ATGGCTAAAACAGTTAAAGTAACTCAAGTTAAAAGTTCAATCGGTCGCTTACCTAAGCACCGTGCGACATTACGTGGCCTTGGTTTACGTCGTATCAACCACACAGTAGAGTTAGAAGATACTCCTTCTGTACGCGGTATGATTAATCAAGTACATTACATGATTAAGGTGGAGGACTAA
- the rpsE gene encoding 30S ribosomal protein S5, translated as MANVENTQQQTDMAEKLIAVNRVSKVVKGGRIFSFTALTVVGDGNGRVGFGYGKAREVPAAIQKAMEKARRNLVTVDLKGTTLQHPVKGRHSGSKVYMQPASEGTGIIAGGAMRAVLEVAGVQNVLSKAYGSTNPINVVRATIGALANMKSPESVAAKRGKNVADILG; from the coding sequence ATGGCTAATGTAGAAAACACACAACAACAAACAGATATGGCTGAAAAGCTAATCGCTGTTAACCGCGTATCAAAAGTGGTTAAAGGTGGTCGTATTTTCAGTTTCACAGCATTAACTGTAGTTGGTGACGGTAATGGCCGCGTTGGTTTTGGTTACGGTAAGGCACGTGAAGTTCCTGCTGCAATCCAAAAAGCAATGGAAAAGGCTCGTCGTAACTTAGTAACTGTTGACTTGAAGGGTACTACTCTTCAGCACCCAGTTAAGGGTCGTCACTCAGGTTCTAAAGTTTACATGCAACCTGCTTCTGAAGGTACAGGTATCATCGCCGGTGGCGCGATGCGTGCAGTACTAGAAGTAGCTGGCGTTCAGAACGTACTATCTAAAGCGTACGGTTCTACTAACCCAATCAACGTTGTACGCGCAACTATCGGTGCTCTAGCGAACATGAAGTCGCCTGAGTCTGTAGCTGCTAAGCGTGGTAAAAACGTTGCTGACATCTTGGGGTAA
- the rplR gene encoding 50S ribosomal protein L18 translates to MDKKTSRLRRAKRARAKISELGANRLVVFRTPRHIYAQLIAPTGSEVVASASTLDKEVKAQVEKTGNIAAATAVGKAIAERAKAKGIESVAFDRSGFRYHGRVKALAEAAREAGLQF, encoded by the coding sequence ATGGATAAGAAAACATCTCGTTTACGCCGTGCAAAACGTGCACGTGCAAAAATCAGCGAGTTGGGTGCGAATCGTTTAGTCGTATTCCGTACTCCTCGTCATATTTACGCACAACTTATCGCTCCAACTGGTTCTGAAGTAGTTGCTTCTGCATCTACTCTAGACAAAGAAGTGAAAGCACAAGTTGAAAAAACTGGTAACATCGCTGCAGCTACTGCTGTAGGTAAAGCAATCGCAGAACGCGCAAAAGCTAAAGGCATTGAGTCTGTAGCGTTTGATCGCTCTGGTTTCCGTTACCACGGTCGCGTAAAAGCGTTAGCAGAAGCAGCTCGTGAAGCTGGCCTTCAGTTCTAG